The following proteins are encoded in a genomic region of Halorhodospira halophila:
- a CDS encoding ATP-grasp domain-containing protein, which produces MSTEKDPTKGYVAILGWSINCIDALDRFDRRYVIVAPEWAEEYAREHEIPFIAWDFERLNDRSMEIAERLHEEGVDVAIPLFEETVEWAGAINAVLMGDPRLHGQAVLFRDKALMKRRAQLGGIRVGIFEEAHDRDDVIRFLKRVNQTLLKLDGDPNDPIHLKAFDKAGCLGHRVIRTPDEVDLIPEEEFPVLMESHLDGWEFAVEAWIHDGKIRFLNISEYVTLGYSVFVPATPELESWRDLITREIEKLIKTFDIRFGFIHPEYFVTSDGTMYFGEVAYRPPGFKVFELLERAYGFNAYQGMVLAFDPKTTEEEITDFFPREVVDAKGYAGCFGVYPRRRVVSRLEIPEETEQHEYFEYHELTPPQQEVVTKRTAFGTHWGLVYFFGDNPHRLRDLLKHQEELDFYV; this is translated from the coding sequence ATGAGTACTGAGAAGGACCCGACCAAGGGCTACGTCGCCATTCTGGGCTGGAGCATCAACTGCATCGATGCCCTCGACCGGTTCGACCGCCGTTACGTCATTGTCGCCCCGGAGTGGGCCGAGGAGTATGCCCGGGAGCACGAGATCCCCTTCATCGCCTGGGATTTCGAGCGACTCAACGACCGGTCCATGGAGATCGCCGAACGGCTGCATGAAGAAGGCGTGGATGTCGCCATCCCGCTGTTCGAGGAGACCGTCGAGTGGGCCGGTGCCATCAACGCCGTGCTCATGGGGGACCCGCGGCTGCACGGTCAGGCGGTGCTGTTCCGGGACAAGGCGCTGATGAAGCGCCGTGCTCAGCTCGGCGGGATCCGCGTCGGCATCTTCGAGGAGGCCCACGATCGCGACGACGTGATCCGCTTCCTCAAGCGCGTGAACCAGACCTTGCTCAAGCTCGACGGCGACCCCAACGACCCGATCCACCTCAAGGCCTTCGACAAGGCGGGTTGCCTCGGGCACCGCGTCATCCGCACGCCGGACGAGGTCGACCTGATCCCCGAGGAGGAGTTCCCGGTGCTCATGGAGAGCCACCTGGACGGCTGGGAGTTCGCCGTCGAGGCCTGGATCCACGACGGCAAGATCCGCTTCCTGAACATCTCCGAGTACGTCACCCTCGGCTACTCGGTCTTTGTTCCGGCCACCCCGGAGCTGGAGAGCTGGCGGGATCTGATCACCCGCGAGATCGAGAAGCTGATCAAGACCTTCGACATCCGCTTCGGCTTTATCCATCCGGAGTACTTCGTGACCAGCGATGGGACGATGTACTTCGGCGAGGTGGCCTACCGCCCGCCGGGGTTCAAGGTCTTCGAGCTGCTCGAGCGCGCTTACGGGTTCAACGCCTACCAGGGGATGGTGCTGGCCTTCGATCCGAAGACCACGGAGGAGGAGATCACCGACTTCTTCCCCCGCGAGGTGGTGGATGCCAAGGGCTATGCGGGCTGCTTCGGCGTCTATCCGCGCCGTCGGGTGGTTAGCCGCCTGGAGATCCCGGAAGAGACCGAGCAGCATGAGTACTTCGAGTACCACGAGCTGACGCCGCCACAGCAGGAGGTGGTCACCAAGCGCACCGCCTTCGGGACTCACTGGGGGTTGGTCTACTTCTTCGGGGACAATCCCCACCGGCTCCGGGATCTGCTCAAGCACCAGGAGGAGCTGGACTTCTACGTCTGA
- a CDS encoding high-potential iron-sulfur protein — MSGIDKSRRTFLKGSAVALAALPLSTLLHQRSARAEPRAEDGHAHDYVNEAADASGHPRYEEGQLCENCAFWGEAVEDGWGRCTHPDFDEVLVKAEGWCSVYAPAS; from the coding sequence ATGAGTGGAATCGACAAGAGTCGTCGCACGTTCCTCAAGGGTAGTGCCGTGGCGCTGGCGGCGCTGCCGCTATCAACCCTGCTGCATCAGCGCAGCGCCCGAGCGGAACCGAGGGCCGAGGATGGCCACGCCCACGACTACGTCAACGAGGCCGCGGACGCCTCGGGCCATCCGCGCTACGAGGAAGGGCAGCTTTGCGAGAACTGCGCCTTCTGGGGCGAGGCCGTCGAGGATGGTTGGGGGCGGTGCACCCACCCGGACTTTGACGAGGTGCTCGTCAAGGCGGAAGGCTGGTGCTCCGTCTACGCACCAGCCTCCTGA
- the csb2 gene encoding type I-G CRISPR-associated protein Csb2, producing the protein MPVLHLTIHWLAAGPGQGSYHGEEWPPSPARVFRALLAAACRPGGPGQRGREALARLEQLDPPQILGPAAERLEPVRTAVPNNDGDVVLGLYHKGRTEQARKKTSALKTMRLRQGWSVPGPVEYRWHFPEPDPDPQAFEQLADSLTHLGQGIDLAYANAEWLESPRPQWGYAWRPDETLGNEMMPVPSPGEIERMDALHEGALGRIRGPHVSSSREPPVAFATYQDPLVPPAKRWQAFTLRLPDDAGPLAVSGAQAMRVTGMVRHAVHRAAQQAGLDETTIQSLMGHGGPGKIQALAIPNVAHDWADGRIRRVVLAAPPAVDAQIWDAVVLRMVSAELIDADSGEIQGLLAPVAQPREDKLLWRFTDSARVWSAATPVIFPGFDTRRGRPRPEKAVRRMLRHAGIPQEAVRRVRIDDAPQLPGVCSARSVALPHYLRSYPRKFLTVEFQKRVAGPLILGAGEGSGLGLLTHCEQFSAASNPGERSQRRKAS; encoded by the coding sequence ATGCCGGTCCTGCATCTGACAATCCACTGGCTTGCTGCGGGGCCGGGCCAGGGCAGCTATCACGGTGAGGAGTGGCCGCCAAGCCCAGCCCGGGTGTTCCGTGCGCTCCTCGCTGCTGCTTGCCGTCCTGGTGGCCCAGGACAGCGCGGACGAGAAGCTCTGGCCCGCCTTGAACAGCTCGATCCTCCGCAGATCCTCGGGCCAGCGGCCGAGCGGCTGGAGCCCGTGCGCACCGCCGTTCCGAATAACGATGGCGACGTGGTGCTGGGGCTTTACCACAAAGGCCGCACCGAACAGGCCCGGAAGAAGACCAGCGCCCTGAAGACGATGCGTCTTCGACAGGGGTGGTCGGTCCCCGGGCCGGTGGAATACCGCTGGCACTTTCCGGAGCCCGACCCGGACCCACAAGCCTTCGAGCAACTCGCCGACAGCCTCACGCACCTCGGCCAGGGGATCGATCTCGCATACGCCAACGCCGAGTGGCTAGAGAGTCCGCGGCCTCAGTGGGGCTACGCGTGGCGCCCTGACGAGACCCTCGGCAACGAAATGATGCCTGTGCCAAGCCCCGGCGAGATTGAGCGGATGGATGCGCTCCACGAGGGTGCTCTGGGCCGGATCCGGGGGCCGCATGTGAGTAGCTCCCGGGAGCCGCCGGTTGCCTTCGCGACCTATCAGGACCCGCTGGTGCCGCCCGCCAAGCGCTGGCAGGCCTTCACGCTTCGGCTGCCCGATGACGCTGGTCCCTTGGCCGTTTCCGGGGCGCAGGCCATGCGTGTCACGGGGATGGTCCGCCATGCGGTCCACCGGGCTGCTCAGCAAGCGGGGCTCGATGAGACGACGATTCAATCGCTGATGGGTCATGGCGGCCCTGGGAAGATCCAGGCGCTTGCGATCCCCAACGTCGCACACGACTGGGCCGATGGCCGGATCCGACGCGTGGTGCTGGCAGCCCCGCCCGCGGTAGATGCCCAGATCTGGGACGCGGTGGTCCTGCGGATGGTCTCGGCGGAACTGATTGATGCCGACTCCGGCGAGATCCAGGGGCTGCTCGCACCTGTTGCCCAGCCCAGGGAAGACAAGCTCCTTTGGCGGTTCACGGATTCGGCCAGGGTCTGGTCGGCGGCGACACCGGTGATTTTCCCGGGGTTCGACACACGCCGCGGACGCCCCCGCCCGGAGAAGGCGGTGCGCCGGATGCTGCGGCACGCGGGGATTCCCCAAGAGGCCGTGCGTCGGGTCCGGATTGATGACGCGCCCCAGCTGCCGGGGGTCTGCTCGGCACGGAGCGTGGCCTTACCGCACTACTTACGCTCCTATCCGCGCAAGTTCCTCACCGTGGAGTTCCAGAAGCGCGTCGCCGGGCCGCTCATTCTGGGGGCGGGTGAAGGCAGTGGGCTCGGCTTGCTGACCCATTGCGAGCAGTTCAGTGCTGCCAGTAACCCCGGGGAGCGCTCGCAGCGGCGAAAGGCGAGCTGA
- a CDS encoding H-NS family nucleoid-associated regulatory protein, translating into MTSKQLEAINLEGFTDEELDTLEKRIAREREQRDRNRVVEAEKEIRLVAAKYGVKLEEALGDLNGHNKKPRRRVPAKYRHPRDPAKTWSGRGRTPRWIQEWEQDGGSREELRIAH; encoded by the coding sequence ATGACCAGCAAACAGCTTGAAGCCATCAACCTGGAGGGGTTCACGGACGAAGAACTCGACACCCTCGAAAAACGCATTGCCAGGGAACGCGAGCAGCGGGATCGCAACCGCGTTGTAGAGGCCGAAAAAGAGATCCGCCTGGTAGCGGCGAAATACGGCGTCAAACTCGAAGAGGCGCTCGGCGACCTCAATGGGCACAACAAAAAACCTCGCCGCCGTGTCCCTGCCAAATACCGCCACCCGCGGGACCCGGCCAAGACCTGGTCCGGCCGTGGACGCACCCCGCGCTGGATCCAGGAGTGGGAACAGGACGGCGGCAGCCGCGAGGAGCTGCGCATCGCGCACTGA
- a CDS encoding electron transfer flavoprotein-ubiquinone oxidoreductase, whose translation MEQEELERETLAYDVVVVGAGPAGLAAALELARGTGNGPAPSVCVLEKGSAVGAHLLSGAAIDPRGLDELLPDWAERGAPLRLRAAEDTFHCLTPRYALRLPTPPQMDNRGSYVGSLGELGQWLADQAEAAGVEIYPGFPAAEVLYDAQGAVCGVATPDMGRQPDGTPGPGFEPGVEVRARQTVFAEGGHGSLTQQVIGRFDLRRDAQPQTYGLGFKEIWEVSPERHVPGRVAHTIGWPLDQFTYGGSFLYHLDDRRVAIGLVVGLDFENPYLSPFGEFQRFKTHPSIRPLLEGGRRIGYGARVLPEGGWQSLPRLSFPGGVLAGDAAGFVNVPRIKGIHTAIKSGMLAAEAVRAALEADRVQADDLDRRVGDSWVSDELRAVRNIRPAFRWGLLPGLAYSALDTYLLRGRAPWTLGHEPDHQALQPAARSRRKEYPRPDGRLTFDRTASVFLSGTHHEEGQPCHLVLRDPALALRVNWAVYAGPEVRYCPAAVYDYDTDAAGQPRLRIDAINCLHCKACDIKDPPQNIRWVVPQGGDGPNYQGM comes from the coding sequence TTGGAGCAGGAGGAACTCGAGCGCGAGACGCTGGCCTACGATGTTGTTGTCGTGGGCGCCGGTCCGGCCGGGTTGGCGGCGGCCCTGGAGCTGGCCCGCGGTACCGGTAACGGCCCGGCGCCTTCGGTCTGCGTTCTGGAGAAGGGGTCTGCGGTTGGCGCGCACCTCCTATCCGGTGCCGCCATCGATCCGCGCGGCCTGGATGAGCTGCTGCCCGACTGGGCGGAGCGCGGCGCGCCGCTGCGCCTGCGCGCCGCTGAGGACACCTTCCACTGCCTGACACCACGTTACGCGCTGAGACTGCCCACGCCACCGCAGATGGACAACCGCGGGAGCTACGTCGGCAGCCTCGGTGAGCTCGGGCAATGGCTGGCGGACCAGGCCGAAGCGGCCGGGGTGGAGATCTACCCCGGGTTTCCGGCCGCCGAGGTGCTCTACGACGCGCAAGGTGCGGTCTGCGGCGTGGCCACCCCGGATATGGGGCGCCAGCCGGACGGTACGCCGGGCCCGGGTTTCGAGCCGGGCGTGGAGGTGCGCGCTCGGCAGACGGTGTTTGCCGAGGGAGGGCACGGGTCACTGACCCAGCAGGTGATCGGGCGTTTCGACTTGCGCCGGGATGCGCAGCCGCAGACCTACGGCCTCGGTTTCAAAGAGATCTGGGAAGTTAGCCCCGAGCGGCATGTGCCGGGGCGGGTCGCGCACACCATCGGCTGGCCCCTGGATCAGTTCACTTACGGCGGCAGTTTTCTCTACCACCTGGACGATCGGCGTGTGGCGATCGGGCTGGTGGTGGGGTTGGACTTCGAGAACCCTTATCTGTCGCCCTTCGGGGAGTTCCAGCGCTTCAAGACTCACCCGTCGATCCGGCCGCTGCTCGAAGGCGGTCGGCGCATCGGTTACGGGGCACGGGTGTTACCGGAGGGGGGCTGGCAGAGTCTGCCGCGGTTGAGCTTCCCCGGTGGGGTCCTGGCCGGTGATGCGGCAGGGTTCGTCAATGTACCGCGCATCAAGGGCATCCACACCGCGATCAAGTCTGGCATGCTCGCTGCCGAGGCGGTGCGCGCCGCCCTGGAGGCGGATCGGGTGCAGGCCGATGATCTCGATCGCCGGGTCGGCGACAGCTGGGTGAGCGACGAGCTCCGCGCCGTGCGCAATATCCGTCCGGCATTCCGCTGGGGGCTGCTGCCCGGGTTGGCTTATTCAGCCCTGGATACCTACCTCCTGCGGGGACGGGCGCCTTGGACGCTGGGGCACGAGCCGGATCACCAGGCCCTGCAGCCCGCCGCGCGGTCGAGGCGCAAGGAGTATCCCCGGCCCGACGGGCGGCTGACCTTCGATCGGACCGCCTCGGTGTTCCTCTCCGGTACCCATCACGAGGAGGGGCAGCCCTGCCACCTGGTGCTGCGTGACCCTGCGCTGGCGCTGCGCGTCAACTGGGCGGTCTACGCCGGGCCGGAGGTCCGCTACTGTCCGGCGGCCGTCTACGACTACGACACGGATGCGGCCGGCCAGCCGCGACTGCGTATCGATGCCATCAACTGCCTGCACTGCAAGGCGTGCGATATCAAGGACCCGCCCCAGAACATCCGCTGGGTGGTCCCGCAGGGCGGGGACGGACCGAACTACCAGGGGATGTGA
- the cas7g gene encoding type I-G CRISPR-associated RAMP protein Csb1/Cas7g, with protein MASIAELINDTQVVALNVTQGLEPMEGWEVPIFPATYPPDPKTKQHRHDTPYTVNQLKDGRWVATLDTVQSQANRMEASFTGELAHTVPTVTITAGQRTVSLTDLPHRLADAAIRTSDLRDEIRAAFEAHEAGDPLPIAELGPTSLVYGAWDSRDTRVRIPRMIRSEIYAWDVDVFTRSAQFSATFDGEDLGLTDQEWRKGAEVGFAPTPSVEQHGGVVVHGQIRQNMSLHLGACRNLERARTGLGQYILGLALGGYWMGGRDYDLRTGCWLIPSDAPRVEAVRKDGSRDALELNEGAVRSFLEDVALPAATELGIATGETPVREAQFDPKAGKSLIKKGVDE; from the coding sequence ATGGCGAGCATCGCGGAACTGATCAACGACACGCAGGTTGTCGCGCTCAACGTGACCCAGGGACTGGAACCGATGGAGGGCTGGGAGGTGCCGATCTTCCCGGCGACCTATCCGCCGGACCCAAAAACCAAACAGCATCGGCATGATACCCCGTACACGGTCAATCAGCTTAAAGACGGTCGCTGGGTGGCCACACTCGATACCGTCCAGAGCCAGGCCAACCGGATGGAGGCGAGTTTCACCGGGGAGTTGGCCCATACCGTTCCCACGGTGACCATCACCGCCGGGCAGCGCACCGTGTCGTTGACCGATCTTCCGCACCGCCTTGCGGATGCCGCGATCCGCACCAGTGACCTGCGCGATGAGATTCGCGCAGCCTTCGAAGCGCACGAGGCTGGAGATCCGCTGCCCATCGCAGAGCTTGGGCCGACCTCACTGGTCTACGGCGCATGGGATAGCCGGGACACCCGGGTCAGAATCCCGCGCATGATACGCAGTGAGATCTACGCCTGGGACGTGGATGTCTTCACCCGCTCAGCGCAGTTCTCGGCGACCTTTGATGGCGAGGACTTGGGGCTGACTGATCAGGAGTGGAGGAAAGGCGCAGAGGTCGGCTTTGCGCCTACACCGTCCGTCGAGCAGCACGGCGGAGTCGTGGTCCATGGGCAGATTCGCCAGAACATGTCGCTCCACCTTGGGGCCTGTCGCAACCTGGAGCGCGCGCGCACGGGCCTGGGTCAGTACATCCTGGGGCTCGCGCTCGGTGGCTACTGGATGGGTGGCCGTGACTATGACCTGCGTACCGGGTGCTGGCTAATCCCATCCGATGCTCCGAGGGTCGAGGCCGTGCGCAAGGATGGCTCCCGCGACGCGCTTGAACTGAATGAGGGAGCCGTACGGAGCTTCTTGGAGGACGTCGCCCTGCCTGCAGCGACTGAGTTAGGGATCGCGACTGGGGAGACGCCGGTGCGTGAGGCGCAGTTCGATCCCAAGGCCGGCAAGAGCCTTATCAAGAAGGGGGTCGACGAGTGA
- a CDS encoding PAS domain S-box protein — MTKDPSPSRQDEAARLLRERARKRMETTPGAVDIDRTLPATPEAWREELLLLQIERDIQAEELHRTRGELARVRAGYRDLFEHAPVAYLLLDEDGVIRDANPPAAELLGAASAPELEGQAFAEFLAPSALEQWARCRAAQSAGGAARAATELGLHCDQCPLRRLVRMECVTEVACTEGGGVHGLFALIDLTEQRQVEEDREALIDLVEASPQLLAGRLGVKPVDDAEGEPTP, encoded by the coding sequence ATGACCAAAGACCCCAGTCCGTCGCGCCAGGATGAAGCGGCCCGGCTGTTGCGAGAGCGGGCTAGGAAGCGCATGGAGACCACCCCCGGAGCAGTCGACATCGATCGGACGCTGCCGGCCACCCCGGAGGCGTGGCGTGAGGAGTTGCTGCTGCTGCAGATTGAGCGCGATATCCAGGCCGAGGAGCTCCACCGCACCAGGGGCGAACTGGCGCGGGTCCGTGCCGGCTACCGCGATCTCTTCGAGCACGCCCCGGTGGCTTATCTGTTGCTGGATGAGGACGGAGTGATCCGTGATGCCAACCCCCCGGCCGCGGAACTGCTGGGAGCCGCCTCGGCACCGGAACTCGAGGGGCAGGCGTTTGCCGAGTTTCTGGCCCCTTCGGCGCTCGAGCAGTGGGCGCGGTGCCGAGCGGCGCAGAGTGCGGGCGGGGCGGCGCGGGCGGCGACCGAGCTGGGGCTTCATTGCGATCAGTGTCCCCTGCGCCGGCTTGTGCGTATGGAGTGCGTCACGGAGGTAGCGTGCACCGAAGGGGGTGGCGTCCACGGCCTGTTCGCTCTGATCGATTTGACCGAGCAACGTCAGGTTGAGGAGGATCGCGAGGCCCTGATCGATCTGGTCGAGGCGTCCCCGCAACTCCTCGCGGGGCGTCTGGGCGTCAAGCCGGTGGATGATGCGGAGGGCGAGCCGACGCCCTGA
- the cas3g gene encoding type I-G CRISPR-associated helicase/endonuclease Cas3g produces the protein MSHATPPFETITGRSPYPWQQRCYDQLAQGVVPPELTLPTGAGKTSVVLLYLIALAQGAPLPRRLAYVVDRRAIVDQTTAELQAWIEAFADIPELRNALGALAAFERPGAAPVEVGTLRGGLLDTGEWRLDPAKPAVLVGTVDMVGSRLLFSGYGDGRSRRSLHAGLLGVDTTVLLDESHLSPAFAETLRQAEDLHAETVGARFRTLTMSATPRESQGAALESTDEAHPVLGARLQAAKYPTLYEVEGTAQWREQMLECALAHEKGTVLVFSRSAREAQRLYGDLVKALGEGGEERVGLLTGTLRGAEREQLTQRPLWRCFRDPQASRDFDGPVYLVATAAAEVGVDLDAEHMVMDLVPMDSLIQRLGRLNRSGRRSHSSVAIVYTGADTTYKADKDDWKNRFAAACARTLEQLQGLQRLAPQDLLGLPVDVIRDASSPAPGLVPLEADRVELLAATSAGMALPPVEPYLRGITDEQDAAEVQLFWRSDLERLMERGLSACEDALAMLPPRPRELLKVPAYAAAGDLAQIAKRVGPFQCLLFGSDGATSLLEVTADSRGLQRSLEYATLVLPARVGSLSEAGFLEPKAAGKSVSDLADDDEGLRFEQHGDEPPADLPEWVAGAVQWRIALHDEDDEEAEPHWWVYARRKAGELALNAESDLTRLARRKEDLADHNHRVAEAAARIGHALGLEDWMVEALREAGTRHDDGKASSIWQRAAGNRGSKPLAKSPRGQFRPGLLGGYRHEFGSLGKAERELAVSSDLSRDLTLHLIAAHHGHGRPGFPLRRQWDPELPDGISQRLAEDAEHRYARLQRHFGAWGLAWLEALLKCADAWVSSGYADQGGPQHD, from the coding sequence TTGTCCCACGCCACGCCACCGTTCGAGACGATCACTGGCCGCTCCCCCTACCCTTGGCAGCAGCGTTGCTATGACCAGCTAGCTCAAGGTGTCGTCCCCCCCGAGCTGACGCTCCCAACAGGCGCTGGCAAGACCTCGGTGGTACTCCTCTACTTGATCGCTTTGGCCCAGGGGGCGCCACTTCCACGTCGTCTGGCGTATGTCGTCGACCGACGCGCCATCGTGGATCAGACCACTGCAGAGCTTCAGGCATGGATCGAGGCTTTCGCCGATATTCCCGAGCTGCGTAACGCGCTGGGGGCTTTGGCCGCGTTCGAGCGTCCAGGGGCAGCACCGGTGGAAGTCGGTACGCTGCGCGGTGGCCTGCTCGATACTGGCGAGTGGCGGCTCGACCCGGCGAAACCTGCTGTGCTCGTGGGCACGGTCGATATGGTCGGCTCGCGGCTGCTCTTCTCCGGGTATGGCGATGGCCGCAGTCGGCGCTCGCTCCATGCGGGGCTTCTTGGGGTCGATACCACAGTGCTGCTCGATGAGTCGCACTTGAGTCCCGCCTTCGCCGAGACGCTGCGACAGGCCGAGGATCTCCATGCAGAAACCGTAGGGGCAAGGTTCCGGACCTTGACCATGTCTGCCACGCCGCGGGAGAGCCAGGGGGCTGCCCTGGAATCCACTGACGAAGCGCACCCGGTCCTCGGGGCGCGTCTGCAGGCTGCCAAGTACCCGACCCTTTACGAGGTCGAGGGCACCGCACAGTGGCGCGAGCAGATGCTGGAGTGCGCGCTGGCGCATGAAAAAGGCACCGTCCTGGTCTTCAGTCGCTCGGCGCGGGAGGCCCAGCGGCTCTATGGGGACCTGGTCAAGGCCCTCGGAGAGGGCGGAGAGGAGCGTGTGGGCCTGCTGACAGGCACCCTGCGTGGTGCTGAGCGTGAACAGCTCACGCAGCGCCCGCTCTGGCGGTGCTTTAGGGACCCGCAAGCGTCGCGAGATTTCGATGGTCCGGTCTACCTCGTGGCGACGGCAGCCGCCGAGGTGGGGGTCGACCTGGATGCCGAGCACATGGTCATGGACTTGGTGCCCATGGACTCGCTGATCCAGCGCCTTGGCCGGCTGAATCGTTCCGGCCGGCGTAGTCACAGCTCCGTGGCCATCGTCTATACCGGAGCCGACACCACTTACAAGGCCGACAAGGACGACTGGAAAAACCGCTTTGCAGCCGCCTGTGCGCGGACACTGGAACAGCTCCAGGGGCTGCAGCGATTGGCTCCTCAGGATCTGCTGGGGCTGCCAGTCGATGTCATTCGGGATGCCTCCTCTCCGGCACCCGGGCTGGTGCCTTTGGAGGCGGATCGCGTTGAACTGCTGGCGGCGACCAGTGCGGGCATGGCGCTTCCACCGGTTGAGCCCTACCTGCGCGGTATCACCGACGAGCAGGATGCGGCCGAGGTTCAGCTGTTCTGGCGCTCGGATCTGGAGCGGCTCATGGAGCGCGGGCTGAGTGCCTGTGAGGATGCCCTGGCCATGCTCCCACCCCGTCCGCGGGAGCTGCTCAAGGTCCCGGCCTATGCCGCTGCGGGAGATCTTGCGCAGATCGCCAAGAGGGTCGGCCCGTTCCAGTGTCTGCTGTTCGGTTCAGATGGGGCCACGTCCCTTCTGGAGGTGACCGCGGATAGCCGGGGTCTGCAGCGCTCGCTCGAGTACGCCACATTGGTCCTGCCCGCCCGCGTCGGTAGTTTGTCGGAGGCCGGATTCCTGGAGCCGAAGGCTGCTGGCAAGAGCGTCTCCGATCTTGCTGACGATGACGAGGGGCTGCGTTTTGAGCAGCACGGTGATGAACCCCCGGCCGATCTGCCCGAGTGGGTTGCCGGAGCCGTGCAGTGGCGAATCGCGCTGCATGATGAGGATGACGAGGAGGCTGAGCCGCACTGGTGGGTTTACGCCCGCCGCAAGGCCGGAGAGTTGGCCCTCAACGCCGAGTCCGATCTCACCCGGCTGGCGCGCAGAAAGGAGGATCTGGCCGATCACAACCACCGGGTTGCCGAGGCGGCCGCCCGGATTGGACATGCGCTCGGCTTGGAGGACTGGATGGTGGAGGCCCTCCGCGAGGCCGGGACGCGCCATGATGATGGCAAGGCCTCAAGCATCTGGCAGCGGGCGGCAGGCAACCGTGGATCAAAGCCGTTGGCCAAGAGTCCGCGGGGGCAGTTCCGTCCGGGGCTGTTGGGCGGGTATCGCCATGAGTTCGGGTCGCTCGGCAAGGCTGAGCGCGAGCTCGCGGTCTCATCGGATCTCTCCCGAGACCTCACCCTGCATCTGATCGCAGCCCACCATGGTCATGGCCGACCCGGATTCCCATTGCGGCGGCAGTGGGATCCCGAGCTGCCCGACGGGATCTCACAGCGGCTGGCGGAAGATGCCGAGCACCGCTACGCCCGACTGCAGCGACATTTCGGTGCCTGGGGGTTGGCCTGGTTGGAGGCTCTTCTGAAGTGCGCTGATGCCTGGGTCTCCAGTGGTTATGCGGATCAGGGAGGGCCGCAGCATGACTGA